The Bradyrhizobium oligotrophicum S58 genome contains the following window.
CCCAGGGGTCGCTGACGCTCTGGCACAAGCTGCGCGGCACCAACGAGCCGCCGATCAAGACCGCCGTGAACTCGGTGAGCGCGATCGTGTCCGCCGCTCGCCGCGACGGCGTCGAGTGGGTGCTGATCGATACGCCGCCGACCGTGTCGGCGGTCGTCGAAGATGCGATCAAGAACGCGACCATGGTGATCATCCCGGCGCGCCCCGGTGTGTTCGACGTCAACGCGGTCCAGGAGACGATCCAGACCTGCCGCTCCGCGCGCAAGCCTTATGCGGTCGTCCTCAATGGCGCGCCGGCGCGCCGCGACGATGCCGAGAGCCCGATCGTCACCATCGCCCGCGAGGCGCTGGCCAAGTTCAAGGCGCCGGTGTGGGGTGGACAGATCACCAACCGCGCCGATCTGCTGATGGCACTGGGGCAGGGCGAAGGTGTGCGTGAATATTACGCCGAAGGCCGCGCCGCGGCTGAGATCGCGCGTCTGTGGGCTGCGATCGAGCGTTCGGTGAGGGCGATTCGCGGCACGGTGTCCGCCAACGGCGCCATGCACAAGCAGGCAGCCTGATCTCAAAATCCTGTCGCCACGCACGCGCGGTTCTCCGCGCGTTTTCGTGCGCGGTCGGTTCGTCGCCAAGCCGCCCGGTGGGGCCGCGCAGCGACGTCAGGCGATCATCAGCAGATAGAAGGCGATCGCCGGCGTCAGGGTCAGGATCACGGACCAGATCCCGACCGCCCATAGAATATCTTCGACGCTGAACCCAGGCTGTTCTGGGTATGGATGATCCTGCAAAGCCACGACGCCCCCGTGCTTTTGACGTTTTCAACATCCATAGCGGAACATCTTTAAACACGAGGTTGCGGACTGCGCCGCATTTGAGCGCGCCTGGTAGCTCGGATTAACCACGCAAGTCCGGTCTCGGTGTTGGCAGTGGTCGCGTCGCCGGCTCCGTCGTCGCGATCGGGACGAGTCGGAGCCGGCGATCGCGTTGGCGACGGTTCAGGCGACGCGGCTCTGCGCCGCTGCCGTCCGGCGCTCGATCTCCTTATCCAGTCGCGCGGCGAGTGCGGCGCCGACCTCGACCATCGGCAGGCGCACCTCGGGGCTTGCAATCACGCCGGTGCGCGCCAGCCAGTACTTCGCCGGGGCAGGGCTCGGCTCGGTGAACAGCAGCCGCGTGAGATCCTCGACCTCGGTCCAGCACGCCGCCGCGGCGTCGTGTCGGCCCGCCCTCACATGCTGCAGGATCGCGGCAAACGTCTCGGTCTCCAGATGTGCTGAAAGCAGGATGGCCCCTTCGGCGCCGGCCTGCAGGGCGTCGAAGCTCTGGGCGTCTTCACCGGTCAGGAGGCGGAAGCCTGCCGGCTTGCGCGCGATGAGATCCCGGGTCTGCATGCGGTTAGCGCAGCAATCCTTGAGGCCTGCGATGGCGGGATGCTCGGCGAGCTGCAGCAGCGTCTCGTTGTCGAGCCCGACGGCCGAGCGATAGGGAATGTTGTAGAGCACGATCGGGTGCGTGGTGCGCTCGGCCAATGCGGTGAAATGCGCCAGCAGGCCGCGCTGCGACGGACGGACGTAAGGCGGGCTCGAGATCAGATAGAAGTCGATCGGCCAGGATGCGGTTCGGTCGAGCGCCTCGATCAGATCGGCCGTCGCGACGCCGCCGACGCCGAGACAGATCGGCAGCGGTCGGCCTGTCGCTGCGAGTTCGTCACGGACCACGCCGACCAGGCGCGCGCGCTCGTCCCATGACAAGGCCAGTCCTTCGCCTGACGTCGCGCCGAGCATCAGCCCATCGATCGGCCGGGCGGCGTAGTGTCGAATCAGATTGCGCAAGGATGGCTCGTCGAGCGCGCCGTCGCGAAACGGCGTGATCAGCGGCAGCCAGAGTCCTTGCAGTCGCGTTCGAGGGTCGGTCATGGTCCATCTCCTTGGGGAATTGCCGGAGACGGGACATGAAAAAACCCCGTCCTTGCGGCGGGGCTTGGTGATGCGGCGGCGAAACTTTTGAGAGCTTCTAACGCACGCGTCCACACATCCCCGGGAGGGGTGCTTTTTTCGACGACAGCTTCGCGTGCGAAAAGGTGGACATGCGATCTACATGCGCAATGCTGCCGATGCTGTCAACGCTGCATCGGCAGTGACGGGAAACAACCGGCAAAAAAGAAGCCGGGCCCAATGAGCCCGGCTGGAGGTATTGGCCAACGCGGCCGACACAATCACCTTCCAAGAAGGATTTCTGAGCGCTTGCGCCGCTGGAGGAGGGGGGACAATGCGCAACGCCAACGCTCAGCACACCAAGAGTATGAGCTTCGATGCGGCCCTCCAGCAACCATGCGGGCCGCATGTCAGACATGCACAATCTCAAGCCGGCCAGCGCTGCGCTTTGCTCACGACAAAGTCACGGAACACCTGCACGCGCGCCACCGTCTTCAATTCCTCGGGATAGACGAAGTAGGTGTCGAGCTGAATCGAGTCGGACTCGCCGAACAACTGCACGAGGCGGCTGTTCTCTTCGACGAGGTAGTCGGGCAGCGCGGCGATGCCGAGGCCCTGCTGGCAGGCGCGGACGAGGCCGAGAATGTTGTTGACCCGGAAATAGGCCTCGCGCGGGCCGGAGCCGTTGCGGCCGGCATCGACCAGCCAGCTGCGGTTCTGCAGGTGCGGCGCGACCTGGCCGTCGGCGAGCATGATGATGCGATGATCGTCGAGCTCGTCCAGAGTCCGCGGCGTGCCGAAGCGCTTCACATATTCCGGTGAGCAATAAGCGTGGAAGCTGATCGCGAACAGCTTGCGCTGGATCAGGTCAGGCTGGGTCGGCTTGCGGGTGCGGATCGCAACGTCGGCCTCGCGCATCGACAAATCGAGCTCTTCGTCGGTGACGATCAGCGAGATCCGGATCTCCGGATACAGCGCGGTGAATTCGCCGAGCCGCGGAATCAGCCAGTTGATGCCGACGCCGGGCGTGGTCGTGATCTTCAGGTCGCCGCTCGGCCGCTCGCGGCTGTCGGTGAGCTTGGCCCGCGCCGCCTGCAGCTGCATGAAGACGTCATGCGCGGTGCGGAACAACAGGTCGCCCTGCTCGGTGAGGATCAGGCCGCGGGCGTGGCGATGGAATAGCGAGACCGCCAGCTCTTGTTCGAGCGCGCTGACCTGGCGCGACACTGCCGATTGCGACAGCCCGAGCTGCTCCCCGGCATGCGTGAAGCTCCCCGCTTCCGCCGCTGCGTGAAACACCTTCAGCTTGTCCCAATCCATGTCCTTAAATCCATCCCGTGATCGTGGCATCGTCAGTTCATTCCGCCGCGGCGCGTTCGCTCGCAGCGTGGGCGAGGAAGCGTTCGGCTTCGAGGGCGGCCATGCAGCCCATGCCGGCCGCGGTGATCGCCTGCCGGTAGGTTTCGTCGGCGACGTCGCCGGCGGCAAACACACCGGGGACGGAGGTCGCGGTCGTGCCCGGAACCACCTCGACGTAACCGGAAGGTTTCAGTTTGAGCTGGCCGGCGACCAGCTCCGTTGCCGGTGCATGGCCGATCGCGACGAACACGCCGTCGGCGGGCAGCTCGGAGACGGCGCCTGTCTTGACGTTCTTGAGCCGGACATGCGTCACCTTGGACGGCGCGCTGCCGCCGCAGATCTCGTCCAGCGCGCTGTCCCACACCACCTTGATCTTGGGGTGCTTGAACAGCCGCTCCTGCAGGATGCGCTCGGCGCGGAAATGATCGCGCCGATGCACGACCGTCACCGTCGAGGCGAAGTTGGTCAGGAACAGCGCCTCCTCGACCGCGGTGTTGCCGCCGCCGACCACCACGACCTCCTTGCCGCGATAGAAGAAGCCGTCGCAGGTGGCGCAGGCGGAGACGCCAAAGCCCTTGAAGGTTTCCTCCGACGGCAGTCCCAGCCAGCGCGCCTGCGCGCCCGTGGCCAGGATGACCGTCTCCGCGAGATAGATGTCGCCGGAGTCGCAGGTCAGGCGAAACGGACGCTGTCCCAGCTCGAGCTTGGTCACCAGGTCGGTCTTGATCTGGGCGCCGACATGCGTCGCCTGCTTCTCCATCTGCTCCATCAGCCAGGGGCCCTGGATGACGTCGGCAAAACCCGGATAGTTCTCGACGTCGGTCGTGATCGTGAGCTGGCCGCCCGGCTGGATGCCCTGGATCAGCACCGGCTCCAGCATAGCCCGTGCCGCGTAGATCGCCGCCGTGTAGCCTGCGGGGCCGGACCCGATGATGACGACTTTGGCATGGATCGGAGCTTGCATGGGGCCGATAACTCGCTCGAAAAGGGAGGATTGACGACGTAGCGAGCGGATTGCGCGGAAGAAACGCCCCGAAGCCCCATCGAAAATGTCAAATCCAAGTCTAAGCCATCTGGCCAGCCATGCAAGAATTGCAACGCATCTCGGCGAATTTTCCCTTCACGAGCCGGTCAACAGGGGAAATCTTGAGTAATAAAATTGCGCAAATTGGCCGGGTTGCGCTAAGAGAGTTGCCATCCGCCCGGGGGCACGCCTCCCGCATGTTCCCGCCAGACCCCCGCTCCCCGTGTCCAAAAATCTTGACGAGATCGATCTCAAAATTCTGAGCGAAATCCAGGCCGATGGCAGGATCACCAATGTCGAGCTCGCCAAGCGGGTCGGCATTTCGCCGCCGCCATGCCTGCGGCGGGTCCGGACCCTGGAAGAGGAAGGCTACATCACCGGCTACCGGGGCCTGCTCGATCCCCGCAAGCTCGGCTTCGACGTGACCGTGTTCGCCTCGGTCCACCTGTCGAGCCAGGCCGATGCCGACCTGAAGGCGTTCGAGGAGTTCGTGCGGTCGGAGCCGCTGGTCCGGGAATGCTGGATGCTCTCGGGCGAGGTCGACTTCATCCTGAAATGCGTGGCGCCGGACATGGCGACGTTTCAGGAGTTCGTGACGCATCTGACGGCGGCGCCCCATGTGCGCAACGTCAGGACCTCGCTGGTGCTGCACAACTCCAAATACGAAGCGGCCGTGCCGCTCGAGGTCAAGGGGCGGAGCTAAGCCCCTTGGAGATCATTCTTGAAGATCATTCTTGGAGGTCATTCCGGGGCAGCCCCCACAGGGGCTGAACCCGGAATCTCGAGATCGTCTCGCCAGCTCTGGATTCCGGGTTCGGTGCTGTCGCATCGGCCCGGAATGACGATGCAGAGCGTCGAAGCTCAGCTTTTCTTCCGCAGCATCGCGTCCAGGCTGATCGGGCCGCCGCCGGCCGTCGCCAGGTACAGGCAGGAGAAGCAGAATGCGATCGCCGCGGTGCCGTTGTTCAGGAGCGGCAGCCATACCGGCTCGCCCGTCTTGAACATGTGGCCCATGAAGTAGGCGAAGGCCATCTCGCCAGCCAGGATGAACGCGACGGGCCGAGTGAGCAGGCCGACCATCAGCAACGCGCCAAGCACCAGCTCGATCATGCCAGCCGTGTAGATCAGCGGCGGAATGTTGGCGAAGTACGGGATGACAGGAAACTTGAAGATCTTGGCCACGCCGTATTGAAACAACAGCAGGCCGGTGATGAAGCGAAACAGGCTGAGTGCAGCCGGTTGCCATTTCGAGAGCATCTGCTCCATGTGTGATCGTCCCCCAACAGAAAACCATGATGCGACGATGGCCGGATCGGTCGTTGCCGCCCCGCTCGTCGCCCCAGATTTAGCTGATTGCCGGAACTGCGTCACCGGCATGTGTCGTGACATCAGATGAATTGGGCGTGTACTGCCGAAGTGGTGCCCTTTCGCCGCCGTGCAACCGCGGAAACGACAAAGGGCCGCGCCCTGGCGCAGCCCTTCGATGCGTTGAGACGGGACTTTGCCTCGTCTCAGCGCCACTCGACCTTGGCGATTTCGTAGGACTTGGCGCCGCCCGGCGCCATGACCTCGACGGTGGTCCCCATCTTCTTGCCGATCAACGCGCGCGCGAGCGGCGAGGTGATCGAAATCTTGCCCTTCTTGGCGTCCGCTTCGACCTCGCCGACGATCTGCCAGACCGCCTTCTTCTCGGTGTCCTCGTCGATCAGGGTCACCGTTGCGCCGAACTTGATCGTATCTCCGGAGAGCTTGGTGACGTCGATGATGTCGGCGCGTGCGAGCTTGTCCTCCAGCTCGGCGATGCGGCCCTCATTGTGCGACTGCTCTTCCTTGGCGGCATGATATTCCGCGTTCTCCGACAGGTCGCCGTGCGAGCGCGCTTCGGCGATGTGTTCGATGATGCGCGGCCGGTCCACCGATTGTCGCTTCTTCAGCTCGGTCTCCAGCGCGGCGTAGCCGCCCGAGGTCATCGGAACCTTTTCCACCATCTCTTCTCGTCCTTCAGTCGTGCGGGCAAAGCGCGCACGATCAGCATCTCCAGAACAGGCCTTTATAGCCCAAGCATAGCCGCTCGGCTCGATGATAGCGACCCGCCAAGGGCCTGACCAACATCAAACCGCGCGGCGAGTTCCTGCCGAGAGGCTTTATTGCCGATTGTTGCCAACCGCTTAGTGGGCCTTCGCCCGCTCGACGCGATTAGTTTTCGGAAAAGTAACTCTGCAGGGTGCGGACCTCAAGGTCTCCCCCAAGATAGGCACGGATGCCTTGCGCGGCCGCCACGGCACCCGAAAGAGTGGTGTAATACGGCACTTTATGCAAGAGGGCAGCGCGCCGCAGCGAGCGACTGTCGGCGAGGGCCTGCGGGCCTTCGGTGGTATTGAACACCAACTGGATGTCGCCGTTGGTGATCGCGTCCACGATGTGCGGCCGCCCCTCCAGCACCTTGTTGATCTTCTCGGTCGGCACGCCCTGATCGGTCAGGAAGCGCTGCGTCCCCGACGTCGCCACCACCTTGAAGCCGAGTTCGTGCAGCATCCGCACCACCTCGGTGATGCGGGCCTTGTCGCTCTCGCGCACCGACACGAATACCGTGCCCTTGCGCGGCACCCGCGTGCCGCCGCCGAGCTGGCTCTTGGCGAAGGCCACCGCGAATGAGCGATCGATGCCCATCACCTCGCCGGTGGAGCGCATCTCCGGGCCGAGCACGGTGTCGACACCGGGAAAACGGGCGAAGGGGAAGACCGATTCCTTGACGCCGACGTGCTTGGGAGCGCGCTTCTTGAGGCCGAAATCGGCGAGCTTCTCGCCGGCCATGATTCGGGCCGCGATCTTGGCGACCGGCGTTCCGACGACCTTGGCGACGAAGGGCACCGTGCGCGAGGCGCGCGGATTGACCTCGAGCACGTAGATCGTTCCGTCCTTGATCGCATATTGCACGTTCATCAGACCGACCACGTCGAGTCCGAGCGCGAGCTCGCGGGTCTGCCGCTCCAGCTCGGCGATGGTGGCCTCGTCGAGCGAATGCGGCGGCAGCGAGCAGGCCGAGTCACCGGAATGGATGCCGGCCTCTTCGATGTGCTCCATGATGCCGACGACGAAGGTGTCCTTGCCGTCACAGAGGCAGTCGACGTCGATCTCGGTGGCGTCGGACAGATAGCGGTCGAACAGCAGCGGGTTCTTGCCGAGGACCGTGTTGATCTGGCCGGTCTTGTCGTTGGGGTAACGGGCCTTGACGTCGGCCGGCACCAGCTCGGGCAGGGTGCCGAGCAGGTAGTCGCCAAGCTGATTGTCCTCGCGGATGATCTGCATGGCACGGCCGCCGAGCACGTAGGACGGGCGTACCACGAGCGGAAGGCCGAGATCGGCCGCGACCAGCCGGGCCTGTTCGACCGAATAGGCGATGCCGTTCTTCGGCTGCTTCAGCCGCAGCTTGTCGAGGATGCGCTTGAAGCGGTCGCGGTCCTCGGCGAGGTCGATGGCGTCCGGCGAGGTGCCGAGAATCGGCACGTCGGCAGCCTCCAGCGCGCGGGCGAGCTTCAGCGGCGTCTGGCCGCCGAACTGCACGATCACGCCGTGCACGGTGCCGTTCTTGCGCTCGGTGGCGATGATCTCGAGCACGTCCTCGGCCGTCAGCGGCTCGAAATAGAGCCGGTCCGCGGTGTCGTAGTCGGTCGAGACCGTCTCCGGATTGCAGTTGACCATGATGGTCTCGTAGCCGGCGTCGGCCAGCGCGAAACAGGCGTGGCAGCAGCAATAGTCGAACTCGATGCCCTGGCCGATGCGGTTCGGACCGCCGCCCAGGATGATCACCTTCTTCTTGTCGGATGGCGCGCTCTCGTCGGCGAGGTGGCCCGCGAACGGCGTCTCGTAGCTCGAATACATATAGGCCGTGGGCGAAGCGAATTCGGCAGCGCAGGTGTCGATGCGCTTGAACGCGGGGCGGACGCCGAGCGCGTGCCGCTTGGTGGAAACTTCGCCTTCGGTGGTGTTGGCGAGCACCGCGAGCCGCGCATCCGAGAAGCCCATCGCCTTCAGCGTGCGCATTCCATTCGCGTTCGGCGGCAGGCCGTGCCGGCGCACCTTGTCTTCCATCTCCACGATGCCGCGCATCTGCGCCAGGAACCACGGATCGATCTTGCAGGAGTTGAAGATGTCCTCGTCCGACCAGCCCAGGCGCATCGCCTGCGCCACCTGCAGGATCCGGTTCGGCGTCGGCGTGCCCAATGCGGCGCGGATCGCGTTCTTGTCGTCGCCGCGGCCGAGCCCGTCGATCTCGATCTCGTCGAGCCCGGTGAGGCCGGTCTCGAGGCCGCGCAACGCCTTCTGCAGGCTCTCCTGGAAGGTGCGGCCGATCGCCATCACTTCGCCGACCGACTTCATCGAGGTGGTCAGCGTGGTCGACGCGCCCGGGAATTTCTCGAACGCGAAGCGCGGAATCTTGGTGACGACGTAGTCGATGGTCGGCTCGAACGACGCCGGCGTGGCGCCTCCGGTGATGTCGTTGGCGATCTCGTCCAGCGTGTAGCCGACGGCGAGCTTGGCCGCGACCTTGGCGATCGGGAAGCCGGTCGCCTTGGAGGCCAGCGCCGATGAGCGCGACACGCGCGGATTCATCTCGATTACGACCATGCGGCCGTCGGCCGGATTGACGCCGAACTGCACGTTGGAGCCGCCGGTCTCCACCCCGATCTCGCGCAGCACCGCCAGCGAGGCGTCGCGCATGATCTGATATTCCTTGTCGGTGAGCGTCAGCGCCGGCGCGACCGTGATCGAATCGCCGGTGTGCACGCCCATCGGATCGAGGTTCTCGATCGAGCAGACGATGATGCAGTTGTCCTTCTTGTCGCGGACCACCTCCATCTCGTACTCCTTCCACCCGAGCACCGATTCCTCGATCAGCACTTCGTTGGTGGGGGAGGCGTCGAGCCCGCGCTCGATGATGTCGAGATATTCTTCCTTGTTGTAGGCGATGCCGCCGCCGGTGCCGCCCATGGTGAAGGAGGGACGGATGATCGCGGGCAGGCCGATCTCGGACAGCGCCATCAGCGCCTGTCCCAGCGCATGCTCCTGGTAGCGCTTGCGGCGCTCGTTCTCGCCGAGCGTCCATTGCCGGTCGAGTTCGTCGCGCGCCGCGCCTTCGAGCTTGTCGCGCTCGGCGTGATATTGATCGCGATACTGCTTCTTCAAGGCCGAGGCGTTGGCGAGCCGCGACTTCGGCGTCTGCAGCCCGATCTTTTCCATCGCGTTGCGGAACAGCTGGCGGTCTTCGGCCTTGTCGATCGCATCGGCGGTCGCGCCGATCATCTCGACGTCGAACTTCTCCAGCGTGCCCTGGCGGCGCAGCGACAGCGCGCAGTTCAGCGCGGTCTGGCCGCCCATGGTCGGCAGCAGCGCGAAGCCGCCCGGGATGACGTGGCGCTCCTTCTCGATGATCCTGGCGACGATCTCGGGCGTGATCGGCTCGATGTAGGTCGCATCGGCCAATTCCGGATCGGTCATGATCGTGGCCGGGTTGGAGTTGACGAGGACGACGCGATAGCCCTCCTCCTTCAGCGCCTTCACGGCCTGCGTACCCGAATAGTCGAATTCGCAGGCCTGGCCGATCACGATCGGACCGGCGCCAATGATCAGGATGGTGGAGATGTCGGTGCGTTTCGGCATTCAAGCTCACGGGCAAGAAACGGCAGGAATTGGGCACAAAAAAAGGGCGCGCGTATCGCGCGTCCCCTAAGGCCCTGGGCGCGACCAGTTCTCGCGCGCGAGCGGTCTTTAGACCAGTTTCCTCTGAGCGGAAAGGGTTTTGGGCCGAAATCAACGGCCAATTTGGCCGGGACGGGCAGAAGGGTGGCCGTGAGCGCTGGCTCGCCGAGCCGAAGCCGCGCAGCGGCGAAGGCTGGAGGCCCGGCCTGGACTTGAACCAGGTTCAAGAGCGTTGCACCGCTCTTCGCGTCGTAGCTTCCGCCACCGGGCCGGGGACGATCTTACCCCTCACGGCGGCGTGAGCCAGCCCGTGTTTCAATTAACCCTAATTCCTTTGCGGAATATGGCTGATGGCCGGCCGGCGACCGTGACGGTCAGGCGGTTCCCGTCATGGGCCGGGCCACGAAGGTCATGCGCCAGCGATTGTGGCCGATGTTCTTGGGCGCACGGACGGCGCTGAGGCCGGCTTTCTTGAGCCTCGCCAGGATATCGGCCTCGCTGTAGCGCTGCAGCCCGACCTTGGTGCGCAATTGCCGGTAATCGGACAGGGCGGTGGCCACTAGCCCCACTAGCGCATCCTTGAGGAAGCCGTTGCGTCCGGCGAACATCAGCAGCGCGAGCACGTCCCTGACCATGCCGACGTCCGGGCGCAGCACGTCGCCAAGAACGAACTTGCCCGACGGCTTCAGCAGCCGGCGGATGACGGCCAGGGCTGCGTCGAAATCGGCCTCGCTCATGTATTGCGCGACCGAATTCATGACCACGAGGTCAATCGACGCTTCCTGCATGTTGCGCAACTCGTCCAGCGAGCGCACGCGGATCTTGGTGTTCGGAGCAAAGCGCGCGATCAGCCGCCCACGCACGCCGGGTGCCGGCTCGGCCAGGATCAGCGTCATGCAGGAGTCCGCCACCTTGGCCGCGGACAAGGCTTCGCCGCAGGAATAGTCGAGCACGACGGCATCGGGCGCCGGAATGTAGCTGACGATATCGCGCGCAATCACCTGGAAGTGCAGGTCGCGATGCAATTTGCTCGCATAGATCGTGTGCGTGGAATCGTAATAGTCGATCCAATCGTCCATAGCGGGTTCCGGCAAACACGGTTCCTTGATCGGAACTGGAGGGGTCAGCGAGCGTTAACGGGTCCGATCACCCGTGTCCATGCTGGTTCTAACAGGAAGGTAAAGCCGTGAGTAAAGCAAAGACCGACAAGACCGCCCCCGAGCTCGATACTCCGACCGATCTGTCGCCCGACGCCGTCAACAAGATCTCGACCGCGCTGAACACGTTGCTCGCGGACGCCTTTGCCCTCTATCTCAAGACCAAGAACTTCCATTGGCACGTCAGCGGACGGCATTTTCATGACTATCACGAGATGCTGGACCAGCAGTCGGATGCGATCTTCGCCACCACCGATCAGCTCGCCGAGCGGGTGCGCAAGCTCGGTGGCACGACGCTGAAATCGATCAGCCAGATCAGCAAGCTGCAGACCATCAAGGACAACAACGAGGAGTATGTCCCGCCCCGTGAGATGCTGCGGGAGTTGATGGAGGACAACAAGCACGTGGC
Protein-coding sequences here:
- the carB gene encoding carbamoyl-phosphate synthase large subunit, with protein sequence MPKRTDISTILIIGAGPIVIGQACEFDYSGTQAVKALKEEGYRVVLVNSNPATIMTDPELADATYIEPITPEIVARIIEKERHVIPGGFALLPTMGGQTALNCALSLRRQGTLEKFDVEMIGATADAIDKAEDRQLFRNAMEKIGLQTPKSRLANASALKKQYRDQYHAERDKLEGAARDELDRQWTLGENERRKRYQEHALGQALMALSEIGLPAIIRPSFTMGGTGGGIAYNKEEYLDIIERGLDASPTNEVLIEESVLGWKEYEMEVVRDKKDNCIIVCSIENLDPMGVHTGDSITVAPALTLTDKEYQIMRDASLAVLREIGVETGGSNVQFGVNPADGRMVVIEMNPRVSRSSALASKATGFPIAKVAAKLAVGYTLDEIANDITGGATPASFEPTIDYVVTKIPRFAFEKFPGASTTLTTSMKSVGEVMAIGRTFQESLQKALRGLETGLTGLDEIEIDGLGRGDDKNAIRAALGTPTPNRILQVAQAMRLGWSDEDIFNSCKIDPWFLAQMRGIVEMEDKVRRHGLPPNANGMRTLKAMGFSDARLAVLANTTEGEVSTKRHALGVRPAFKRIDTCAAEFASPTAYMYSSYETPFAGHLADESAPSDKKKVIILGGGPNRIGQGIEFDYCCCHACFALADAGYETIMVNCNPETVSTDYDTADRLYFEPLTAEDVLEIIATERKNGTVHGVIVQFGGQTPLKLARALEAADVPILGTSPDAIDLAEDRDRFKRILDKLRLKQPKNGIAYSVEQARLVAADLGLPLVVRPSYVLGGRAMQIIREDNQLGDYLLGTLPELVPADVKARYPNDKTGQINTVLGKNPLLFDRYLSDATEIDVDCLCDGKDTFVVGIMEHIEEAGIHSGDSACSLPPHSLDEATIAELERQTRELALGLDVVGLMNVQYAIKDGTIYVLEVNPRASRTVPFVAKVVGTPVAKIAARIMAGEKLADFGLKKRAPKHVGVKESVFPFARFPGVDTVLGPEMRSTGEVMGIDRSFAVAFAKSQLGGGTRVPRKGTVFVSVRESDKARITEVVRMLHELGFKVVATSGTQRFLTDQGVPTEKINKVLEGRPHIVDAITNGDIQLVFNTTEGPQALADSRSLRRAALLHKVPYYTTLSGAVAAAQGIRAYLGGDLEVRTLQSYFSEN
- a CDS encoding ParA family protein, producing MNVIVFASRKGGSGKSTLAAHLAAQIKSSKSCLLIDADPQGSLTLWHKLRGTNEPPIKTAVNSVSAIVSAARRDGVEWVLIDTPPTVSAVVEDAIKNATMVIIPARPGVFDVNAVQETIQTCRSARKPYAVVLNGAPARRDDAESPIVTIAREALAKFKAPVWGGQITNRADLLMALGQGEGVREYYAEGRAAAEIARLWAAIERSVRAIRGTVSANGAMHKQAA
- the greA gene encoding transcription elongation factor GreA; amino-acid sequence: MVEKVPMTSGGYAALETELKKRQSVDRPRIIEHIAEARSHGDLSENAEYHAAKEEQSHNEGRIAELEDKLARADIIDVTKLSGDTIKFGATVTLIDEDTEKKAVWQIVGEVEADAKKGKISITSPLARALIGKKMGTTVEVMAPGGAKSYEIAKVEWR
- a CDS encoding class I SAM-dependent methyltransferase: MDDWIDYYDSTHTIYASKLHRDLHFQVIARDIVSYIPAPDAVVLDYSCGEALSAAKVADSCMTLILAEPAPGVRGRLIARFAPNTKIRVRSLDELRNMQEASIDLVVMNSVAQYMSEADFDAALAVIRRLLKPSGKFVLGDVLRPDVGMVRDVLALLMFAGRNGFLKDALVGLVATALSDYRQLRTKVGLQRYSEADILARLKKAGLSAVRAPKNIGHNRWRMTFVARPMTGTA
- a CDS encoding 4-hydroxy-tetrahydrodipicolinate synthase family protein — encoded protein: MTDPRTRLQGLWLPLITPFRDGALDEPSLRNLIRHYAARPIDGLMLGATSGEGLALSWDERARLVGVVRDELAATGRPLPICLGVGGVATADLIEALDRTASWPIDFYLISSPPYVRPSQRGLLAHFTALAERTTHPIVLYNIPYRSAVGLDNETLLQLAEHPAIAGLKDCCANRMQTRDLIARKPAGFRLLTGEDAQSFDALQAGAEGAILLSAHLETETFAAILQHVRAGRHDAAAACWTEVEDLTRLLFTEPSPAPAKYWLARTGVIASPEVRLPMVEVGAALAARLDKEIERRTAAAQSRVA
- a CDS encoding LysR family transcriptional regulator, with translation MPRSRDGFKDMDWDKLKVFHAAAEAGSFTHAGEQLGLSQSAVSRQVSALEQELAVSLFHRHARGLILTEQGDLLFRTAHDVFMQLQAARAKLTDSRERPSGDLKITTTPGVGINWLIPRLGEFTALYPEIRISLIVTDEELDLSMREADVAIRTRKPTQPDLIQRKLFAISFHAYCSPEYVKRFGTPRTLDELDDHRIIMLADGQVAPHLQNRSWLVDAGRNGSGPREAYFRVNNILGLVRACQQGLGIAALPDYLVEENSRLVQLFGESDSIQLDTYFVYPEELKTVARVQVFRDFVVSKAQRWPA
- the trxB gene encoding thioredoxin-disulfide reductase; translated protein: MQAPIHAKVVIIGSGPAGYTAAIYAARAMLEPVLIQGIQPGGQLTITTDVENYPGFADVIQGPWLMEQMEKQATHVGAQIKTDLVTKLELGQRPFRLTCDSGDIYLAETVILATGAQARWLGLPSEETFKGFGVSACATCDGFFYRGKEVVVVGGGNTAVEEALFLTNFASTVTVVHRRDHFRAERILQERLFKHPKIKVVWDSALDEICGGSAPSKVTHVRLKNVKTGAVSELPADGVFVAIGHAPATELVAGQLKLKPSGYVEVVPGTTATSVPGVFAAGDVADETYRQAITAAGMGCMAALEAERFLAHAASERAAAE
- a CDS encoding Dps family protein, with the protein product MSKAKTDKTAPELDTPTDLSPDAVNKISTALNTLLADAFALYLKTKNFHWHVSGRHFHDYHEMLDQQSDAIFATTDQLAERVRKLGGTTLKSISQISKLQTIKDNNEEYVPPREMLRELMEDNKHVAAAMRKAHELCDDNDDPASAGLLETFIDETERRTWFLFEASRQEGSNAA
- a CDS encoding Lrp/AsnC family transcriptional regulator, which codes for MSKNLDEIDLKILSEIQADGRITNVELAKRVGISPPPCLRRVRTLEEEGYITGYRGLLDPRKLGFDVTVFASVHLSSQADADLKAFEEFVRSEPLVRECWMLSGEVDFILKCVAPDMATFQEFVTHLTAAPHVRNVRTSLVLHNSKYEAAVPLEVKGRS
- a CDS encoding DoxX family protein, translated to MEQMLSKWQPAALSLFRFITGLLLFQYGVAKIFKFPVIPYFANIPPLIYTAGMIELVLGALLMVGLLTRPVAFILAGEMAFAYFMGHMFKTGEPVWLPLLNNGTAAIAFCFSCLYLATAGGGPISLDAMLRKKS